One window of Vanessa cardui chromosome 5, ilVanCard2.1, whole genome shotgun sequence genomic DNA carries:
- the LOC124529876 gene encoding C-type mannose receptor 2-like, whose product MNIISVNNITNKQYVFLVRPRVCDRAPPKLAFDTSVSNMALKPCTIFVIITLFNKLSESKHFRFDYNYHEEAGGWLKLHRIPATWHDAWLRCHLEGAILASPINVFVETAIKNEMVKSRVTWNGIFSGFHATFSKGDFFSVDGVPLNRISIEWMPTEPDNKNNDEDCILFAVNGTIADVNCNELHPYMCYKKKSKNMIVNGCGTVDKEYSLDPNTGSCYKFHRIARNWTRAFMTCAAEGGHLAVINSETEANVLREMFAKHPQDSIRSNLPGIMRELIHVGFHDWNERGIWTTIHGTPLMEAGFDLWAENQPDNASPGEYCGAMFRNGRLDDVWCHERGPFICEKSPESLLADTDD is encoded by the exons atgaatataatatccGTAAATAATATTACGAATAAACAGTATGTTTTCCTTGTGCGGCCCCGAGTGTGCGACCGCGCGCCACCCAAGCTAGCTTTCGACACTAGTGTGAGCAACATGGCATTAAAACCGTGCACAATTTTTGTAATCATAAcactatttaacaaattatctG aGAGTAAACATTTCCGGTTTGATTACAATTATCACGAGGAGGCCGGGGGATGGTTGAAGCTTCACCGAATACCAGCGACCTGGCACGACGCCTGGCTTCGGTGTCACCTAGAAG gTGCAATATTGGCTTCTCCGATTAATGTGTTCGTAGAGACTGCCATTAAGAATGAGATGGTGAAAAGTCGCGTCACTTGGAATGGAATTTTCTCTGGATTTCATGCAACTTTCTCTAAGGGAGATTTCTTCTCCGTCGATg GTGTTCCATTAAATAGAATTTCAATAGAGTGGATGCCTACAGAacctgataataaaaataacgatgaGGACTGTATACTCTTTGCTGTCAATGGGACTATAGCTGACGTCAACTGCAATGAACTTCACCCTTACATGTGCTATAAGAAGAAATCTAAAAATATGATCGTTAATGGTTGTGGTACTGTGGATAAAG AATACTCACTAGACCCGAATACAGGAAGTTGTTACAAATTTCATCGCATTGCGAGGAACTGGACGAGGGCCTTTATGACGTGTGCAGCCGAGGGAGGCCACCTCGCCGTCATCAATAGCGAGACCGAGGCTAATGTGTTGAGAGAGATGTTTGCTAAGCATCCTCAGGATTCAATACGCTCCAACCTGCCGGGTATCATGCGGGAGTTAATACACGTCGGCTTTCACGATTGGAACGAAAGAGGCATATGGACTACGATTCACG GAACTCCTCTCATGGAAGCCGGCTTCGATCTCTGGGCTGAAAACCAACCAGACAATGCGTCCCCTGGCGAATATTGCGGGGCTATGTTCCGTAACGGTCGCTTGGACGATGTCTGGTGTCACGAAAGAGGACCATTCATCTGCGAAAAATCACCAGAAAGTTTGCTAGCTGATACTGATGattag
- the LOC124530086 gene encoding macrophage mannose receptor 1-like, giving the protein MILQKYLFTLLIIFACSVAGKQFRFDYDYSEYADGWFKLHLIPATWHDAWLRCDLEGSILASPINYQMKVAMDSYWEAKKTNDCAYYTGINALFSHGDYFSVEGVPLPRMPVKWAPGEPDNFNNNEDCIVLTNGTIADVNCSEIFPYMCFKKNTKDIIMTSCGTVDKEYKMESLTGNCYKFHPVGKSWKRAFMTCAAEGSYLSVVNSPQEALLLKKIYDANYPKIRPGTNKDVIIIGMHDWNEHGVWRTIHGSTIEEEGYADWAQGQPDNSSGQYCGAMFRTGKLDDYWCQSTAPFICEKSPDSLLEP; this is encoded by the exons atgattttacaaaaatatttatttactttattaataatcttcGCTTGTAGCGTTg CGGGCAAACAGTTTCGTTTCGACTACGACTACAGTGAATATGCTGATGGATGGTTCAAACTCCATTTAATACCTGCCACCTGGCACGATGCTTGGCTCAGATGCGATCTTGAAG GTTCAATTTTGGCGTCCCCGATAAACTATCAAATGAAAGTCGCTATGGATTCATATTGGGAAGCCAAGAAAACGAACGACTGCGCCTACTACACCGGAATAAATGCCTTATTCTCACATGGAGATTACTTTTCCGTTGAAG GTGTACCTTTGCCTAGGATGCCAGTGAAGTGGGCGCCTGGTGAGCCAGATAATTTCAATAACAACGAAGACTGCATTGTTTTAACCAATGGAACGATAGCTGACGTGAACTGCTCGGAAATATTTCCATACATGtgttttaagaaaaacacgaaGGATATAATTATGACGTCATGTGGGACCGTCGACAAAG AATATAAGATGGAAAGTTTAACTGGAAACTGCTACAAATTCCATCCAGTAGGTAAATCCTGGAAACGTGCTTTTATGACCTGCGCGGCCGAGGGAAGTTATCTGTCGGTGGTCAACAGTCCACAGGAGgcacttctcctcaaaaagataTATGACGCGAATTATCCAAAAATCCGTCCCGGCACCAACAAGGATGTAATAATTATCGGCATGCATGATTGGAACGAACATGGCGTCTGGAGGACCATTCATG GATCGACGATCGAGGAAGAGGGTTACGCGGACTGGGCTCAAGGGCAACCTGACAACTCTAGTGGTCAGTACTGCGGTGCAATGTTTCGTACCGGCAAATTGGATGATTACTGGTGCCAATCCACCGCCCCATTCATATGTGAAAAGAGTCCAGACAGCCTGCTTGAACCATaa